In Wenyingzhuangia fucanilytica, the following are encoded in one genomic region:
- a CDS encoding TfoX/Sxy family protein — protein sequence MAYDTYLEERITRVLKGKNIVFNAKKMMGGLCYMVDDKMCFGIVKEQFMARIGTDFYPFALEMNHVNEMNFTGRAMKGYVFIDADGLDTEEQLAFWIQKCLDFNPLAKSSKKKRS from the coding sequence ATGGCATACGATACCTATTTAGAAGAAAGAATTACCAGAGTTTTAAAAGGTAAAAACATTGTTTTTAACGCTAAAAAAATGATGGGTGGTTTGTGCTATATGGTTGATGATAAAATGTGTTTTGGAATTGTGAAGGAACAATTCATGGCAAGGATCGGTACAGATTTTTATCCTTTCGCATTAGAAATGAATCATGTAAATGAAATGAATTTTACAGGACGTGCCATGAAAGGTTATGTGTTTATTGATGCCGATGGTTTAGATACTGAAGAACAATTAGCGTTTTGGATTCAGAAATGTTTAGACTTTAATCCTTTGGCTAAAAGTTCTAAAAAGAAGAGATCTTAA
- a CDS encoding CidA/LrgA family protein, translating to MKQVVIILVCLLIGELIVYLTGVKLPSSIIGMLLLTLSLQLGWVKIATVSGISSFLTQNMSFFFVPPGVAIMLYLDVIQTSFWSILIASLVSTILVLAITGWTHQLFIDNKSVVQKKTNK from the coding sequence ATGAAACAAGTAGTTATTATTTTAGTTTGTTTACTTATAGGAGAATTGATTGTCTACCTTACTGGAGTCAAATTACCTTCAAGTATTATAGGGATGTTATTATTAACACTTTCTTTACAATTGGGTTGGGTAAAAATAGCTACAGTTAGCGGAATTTCTTCTTTTTTAACCCAAAATATGTCTTTCTTTTTTGTGCCTCCAGGTGTGGCTATTATGTTGTATTTGGATGTGATTCAAACTTCTTTTTGGTCTATACTAATTGCTTCTTTGGTTAGTACTATTTTGGTTTTAGCTATTACTGGTTGGACACATCAATTGTTTATTGATAACAAAAGTGTGGTACAGAAAAAAACAAACAAATAG
- a CDS encoding LrgB family protein encodes MARFFENDICIVTLTFVAFFVAQLIQKKTRIILLNPILVAIIMIISFLFIFKIDFEVYHKGSRLIEFFLKPAIVALGVPLYQQLGKIKKQAVPILVSQLVGCLVGVVSVVLIAKWMGAPRDIILSLAPKSVTTPIAMEVSKTIGGIPPLTASVVILVGIFGSIFGYGIMKFSRVKSTLAQGISMGTAAHVVGTSKSMEISENYGVMSSIGLIVNGILTALLAPYILQLLHYCDLF; translated from the coding sequence ATGGCACGTTTTTTTGAAAATGACATATGTATTGTAACCTTAACTTTTGTCGCGTTTTTTGTGGCTCAACTTATTCAGAAAAAGACTCGAATCATTTTGTTAAATCCCATTTTGGTTGCCATCATTATGATTATTTCTTTTCTTTTTATTTTTAAAATTGATTTTGAAGTCTACCACAAAGGAAGTAGATTGATTGAGTTTTTCTTAAAACCAGCAATTGTAGCCTTGGGAGTTCCTTTGTATCAACAATTAGGTAAAATTAAAAAACAAGCAGTGCCTATATTGGTTTCTCAATTGGTAGGTTGTTTGGTAGGAGTAGTCTCTGTAGTATTGATTGCCAAATGGATGGGGGCCCCTAGAGATATTATTTTGTCTTTAGCACCAAAATCTGTTACCACACCTATTGCCATGGAAGTTTCTAAAACCATTGGAGGTATTCCGCCTTTAACTGCATCAGTAGTTATTTTGGTTGGAATTTTTGGTTCTATTTTTGGTTATGGAATTATGAAGTTTAGCCGAGTAAAAAGTACTCTTGCTCAAGGAATTTCTATGGGAACTGCAGCTCATGTAGTAGGGACCTCTAAATCTATGGAGATTAGCGAAAATTATGGTGTGATGTCTAGTATAGGACTTATAGTTAATGGAATTTTAACCGCTTTGTTAGCTCCATATATTTTACAATTATTACATTATTGTGACTTGTTTTAA
- a CDS encoding (deoxy)nucleoside triphosphate pyrophosphohydrolase — translation MKKIEVVAAIIHFEDEILCVQRAESKLDYISEKFEFPGGKIEKGETKEEALARELTEELDIKPVIKDLFLTVVHTYPDFEITMHSFNCITNSKKIKLKEHISAQWLKNDNLSHLDWAAADLPIVSKLIDNE, via the coding sequence ATGAAGAAAATAGAAGTAGTTGCAGCAATCATCCATTTTGAAGATGAAATTTTATGTGTTCAACGAGCAGAAAGTAAATTAGATTATATTTCTGAGAAATTTGAATTTCCTGGAGGTAAAATTGAAAAGGGAGAAACTAAAGAAGAAGCATTGGCTAGAGAGTTAACTGAAGAACTAGACATTAAGCCTGTGATTAAAGATTTGTTTTTGACGGTTGTACATACTTATCCAGATTTTGAAATAACAATGCACAGTTTCAACTGTATAACAAATTCTAAAAAAATAAAGTTGAAAGAACATATTTCAGCACAATGGTTAAAAAATGATAATCTAAGTCATTTAGATTGGGCTGCTGCTGATTTACCAATAGTTTCAAAATTAATTGATAATGAATAA
- a CDS encoding DUF3427 domain-containing protein: MNKFSIQGFEKSIQTGFIDKTINSEILYQPELLVNRKKPKVKVLSTIINELESCESFFISVAFVTTGGVATLMNTLVALEKRNIKGKILVSQYLNFTQPEALKRLLKFKNIELRIATKENSHSKGYLFKTADYYNLIIGSSNLTDSALTTNKEWNLKVSALYDSEIVDKVVGEFEDDFNKGIVVTSEFIEEYKEVYNKQRLYSTKGDDEHITTKTISPNSMQKEALKNIEVLRLANKNKALLISATGTGKTYLSAFDAKAFNSKKLLFVVHRLNIAKKALETFQSVFGQTKTMGLYSGNHKDLDKDFIFSTVQTISRENHLHQFDKDLFDYIIIDESHRSGAESYLRLIEYFTPKFLLGMTATPERTDGNDIFSLFDHNIAYEIRLNRAMEENMLSPFHYYGVTDLSINDELIENKSDFNLLAADERVDKIIEKAHLYGCDNGIVRGLVFCSSNKEARILSLKFNERKYKTIALSGDNSEDERIRAIELLESDNINEKIDYIFTVDIFNEGIDIPKVNQIIMMRPTDSSIIFIQQLGRGLRKINEKHYLTIIDFIGNYTNNYLIPIALYGDTSYNKDTLRKLLSEGSREIPGTSTINFDEISKEKIFKSIDNAKMDRLADLRKDYELLKFKLGRIPMMMDFVKHGSRDPYLYVDYSKSYLNFVNKVEKDYKHTLSNKSVKLLELFSKEINNAKRITESILLKELIENHKITYDNFINLINYTYGFEISKETLNSTISNINFEFIRDKKDKKLIAVKDIYNLKIVYVENETIFLEDEFLQLIQEDIFNSYLIDSIKLSIDTFNNKFKIEDWKDGFILYQKYSRKDVFRILNTPENPVAQNVGGYLVSADYKNCPIFLNYNKEEDISESTKYEDKFVNNKELEYMSKSNRKLTSKDVKSILGVQGDIRLPLFTKKSNDEGSEFYYLGDIYLNKEKVEQTRTSDGKPIIKFNFLLEHPVPDNLYRYITTTVDTNLLELPKAVIEKNIVKEEKPIFTIPFYDFYAAAGSFSEMQVDKDYSMLEVDTDYNNQNVFACKVLGESMNKIIPNNSICLFKEYSGGSRNGKIVLVENVDFQNTEFNSAFTVKTYVSEKIVTEDGWGHTAIYLKPNSYDSNFKDIIINEENGQNMRVVGEFVKVLES; this comes from the coding sequence ATGAATAAATTTTCGATTCAAGGTTTTGAAAAAAGTATTCAAACAGGTTTTATAGACAAAACTATTAATTCAGAAATTCTTTATCAACCAGAGTTATTGGTAAATAGAAAGAAGCCTAAAGTAAAAGTCTTATCAACTATTATTAATGAGTTAGAGTCTTGTGAATCTTTTTTTATATCAGTTGCATTTGTAACAACTGGAGGTGTTGCTACTTTAATGAATACCTTAGTAGCACTTGAGAAAAGAAATATTAAAGGTAAAATATTAGTTTCTCAATACTTGAATTTTACTCAGCCAGAAGCATTAAAAAGACTTTTAAAATTTAAAAACATTGAACTTAGAATAGCTACTAAAGAAAATTCACATTCTAAAGGGTATCTTTTTAAAACAGCTGATTATTACAATTTAATAATAGGTAGTAGCAACTTAACAGATTCAGCTCTGACTACAAATAAAGAGTGGAACCTTAAGGTTTCTGCTTTATATGATAGTGAAATTGTAGATAAAGTAGTAGGAGAGTTTGAAGATGACTTTAATAAAGGAATTGTTGTTACTTCTGAATTTATAGAAGAGTATAAAGAAGTATACAATAAACAAAGATTGTATAGTACAAAAGGAGATGATGAGCATATCACAACTAAAACAATCTCTCCAAACTCAATGCAGAAAGAAGCATTGAAAAACATAGAGGTTTTGAGGTTGGCTAATAAAAATAAGGCCTTGTTAATTTCTGCTACGGGTACAGGTAAAACATATTTATCAGCTTTTGATGCTAAGGCTTTTAATTCTAAAAAATTATTATTTGTTGTTCATAGATTGAATATTGCTAAAAAAGCTTTAGAAACATTTCAATCAGTTTTTGGTCAAACAAAAACAATGGGGTTATACTCTGGAAATCACAAAGATTTAGATAAAGATTTTATTTTTTCTACGGTACAAACTATTTCAAGAGAAAATCATTTACATCAATTTGATAAAGATTTATTTGATTATATTATTATTGATGAATCTCACAGGTCAGGTGCTGAGTCTTATTTAAGATTAATAGAATATTTTACTCCTAAGTTTTTACTAGGAATGACAGCGACTCCTGAAAGAACAGATGGGAATGATATTTTTAGTTTATTTGACCATAATATAGCTTATGAAATTAGATTAAACAGAGCTATGGAAGAAAATATGCTTAGTCCTTTTCATTATTATGGAGTAACGGATTTAAGTATTAATGATGAATTAATTGAAAATAAAAGTGATTTTAATTTATTAGCTGCGGATGAAAGAGTTGATAAAATTATTGAAAAGGCTCATCTGTATGGTTGCGATAATGGAATAGTTAGAGGACTTGTTTTTTGTTCATCAAACAAAGAGGCTAGAATACTTTCTTTAAAGTTTAATGAGAGGAAATATAAGACAATAGCGCTATCTGGTGATAATTCTGAAGATGAAAGGATTAGAGCAATTGAATTATTAGAGTCGGATAATATAAACGAAAAAATTGATTACATTTTTACTGTTGATATTTTTAATGAAGGAATTGATATACCAAAAGTGAATCAAATTATTATGATGAGACCAACAGACTCATCAATTATTTTTATTCAACAACTAGGTAGAGGACTTAGAAAAATTAATGAGAAACATTATTTAACAATTATTGATTTTATTGGTAATTATACCAATAACTATTTAATTCCTATAGCTCTTTATGGAGACACTTCATATAATAAAGACACATTAAGAAAATTATTATCAGAAGGTAGTAGAGAAATACCAGGAACTTCAACAATTAATTTTGATGAAATTTCTAAAGAAAAAATTTTTAAATCTATCGATAATGCAAAAATGGATAGATTAGCAGATTTGAGAAAAGATTATGAGTTATTAAAATTCAAATTAGGAAGAATTCCTATGATGATGGATTTTGTAAAACATGGTTCTAGAGACCCATATCTATATGTTGATTACTCAAAGTCCTATTTAAATTTCGTAAACAAAGTAGAAAAAGATTACAAACACACACTTTCTAATAAATCAGTAAAATTGTTGGAATTGTTTTCTAAAGAAATTAACAATGCAAAGAGAATTACAGAAAGTATATTACTTAAAGAGTTAATAGAGAATCATAAAATCACTTATGATAATTTTATAAATTTAATAAATTACACTTATGGGTTTGAAATCAGTAAAGAGACTTTAAATTCAACGATATCAAATATTAACTTTGAATTCATTAGAGATAAAAAAGATAAAAAGTTAATTGCAGTAAAAGATATTTATAATTTAAAAATAGTTTATGTAGAGAATGAAACTATTTTCTTAGAGGATGAGTTTTTACAATTAATACAAGAAGATATATTCAATTCTTATTTGATAGATTCTATTAAACTTTCAATTGATACATTTAATAATAAATTTAAAATTGAGGATTGGAAGGATGGATTTATTTTATACCAAAAATATTCAAGAAAAGATGTTTTCAGAATATTAAATACTCCTGAGAATCCTGTAGCACAAAATGTAGGAGGTTACCTGGTAAGTGCAGACTACAAAAATTGTCCAATTTTTTTAAACTATAATAAAGAAGAAGATATTTCAGAATCTACGAAGTATGAAGATAAATTTGTTAACAACAAAGAATTGGAATACATGTCAAAGTCTAATCGTAAATTGACAAGTAAAGATGTTAAGTCAATTTTAGGAGTTCAAGGTGATATTAGGTTACCTCTTTTTACTAAAAAAAGTAATGATGAAGGTTCTGAGTTTTATTATTTAGGAGATATTTATCTTAATAAAGAAAAAGTTGAACAAACAAGGACAAGTGATGGTAAACCAATTATTAAGTTTAATTTTTTATTAGAACATCCTGTACCGGATAACTTATATAGATATATAACAACCACAGTTGATACAAATTTATTAGAATTACCTAAAGCTGTAATAGAGAAAAATATAGTTAAAGAAGAAAAACCAATTTTCACTATTCCTTTTTATGATTTTTATGCAGCAGCTGGTTCTTTTAGTGAAATGCAAGTAGATAAAGATTATTCAATGCTCGAAGTTGATACAGATTATAATAATCAAAATGTTTTTGCATGTAAAGTTCTGGGAGAGTCTATGAATAAAATCATTCCTAACAATTCAATATGTCTATTTAAGGAATATTCAGGAGGTTCTAGGAATGGAAAAATTGTTTTAGTAGAAAATGTTGATTTTCAAAACACAGAATTCAATTCTGCATTCACTGTTAAAACTTATGTAAGTGAAAAGATTGTTACAGAAGATGGTTGGGGACATACAGCAATTTATTTAAAACCAAATTCATATGATAGTAACTTTAAAGACATTATTATAAACGAAGAAAATGGTCAAAATATGAGAGTGGTAGGGGAGTTTGTAAAAGTGTTAGAGTCTTAA
- a CDS encoding cysteine desulfurase family protein gives MKRVYLDNAATTPMLPEVVEVMVATMQSTFGNPSSTHAFGRSAKAVIENARKNIAKHLHCTTSEIVFTSGGTEADNFILKNAVNHLGVQHIITSPLEHHAVLHTVDFLAAKGTQISYVNTLNDGTIDYQHLEDLLSKSTQKTLISLMHVNNEIGTILDLPKVIALKQQYNALFHSDTVQSIGHFPLNLADINIDFITAAAHKFHGPKGIGFAFFRKGTGIHPEILGGEQERGSRAGTENTAAIVGMEKALSICVQHMEDDVAHLKNLKEYFISKFISKVPTAKFNGVSGDVHQSTHTVINIQFDKDLPMLLFQLDMKGIAVSGGSACQSGSNKGSHVLQSFLNDEAQQNTSLRVSFSKLTSKEEVDYFVEEIVGLV, from the coding sequence ATGAAACGAGTATATTTAGACAATGCCGCTACTACTCCAATGCTTCCAGAGGTTGTGGAAGTAATGGTAGCCACCATGCAATCCACTTTTGGAAACCCTTCATCTACCCATGCTTTTGGACGTAGCGCTAAAGCGGTGATAGAAAATGCTCGTAAAAATATTGCCAAACATTTACACTGTACTACTTCGGAAATTGTGTTTACCTCTGGAGGTACTGAGGCTGATAATTTTATTCTTAAAAATGCGGTTAATCACTTGGGTGTTCAACATATTATTACTTCTCCTTTGGAGCATCATGCGGTATTACACACTGTTGATTTTTTAGCTGCTAAAGGCACTCAAATTTCATATGTAAATACTTTAAATGATGGAACTATAGATTATCAGCATTTAGAAGATCTTTTATCTAAAAGCACTCAAAAAACGTTGATTTCTTTGATGCATGTGAACAATGAAATTGGAACCATTTTAGACTTACCTAAAGTAATTGCTTTAAAGCAGCAGTACAATGCTTTGTTTCATAGTGATACTGTGCAATCTATAGGACATTTTCCTCTAAATTTAGCTGATATAAATATTGATTTTATTACGGCTGCTGCTCATAAATTTCACGGCCCAAAAGGAATTGGTTTTGCTTTTTTTAGAAAAGGAACTGGAATACATCCAGAAATTTTAGGAGGTGAACAAGAACGTGGTTCTAGAGCTGGAACAGAAAATACTGCTGCCATTGTAGGGATGGAAAAAGCTTTGTCTATATGTGTTCAGCATATGGAAGATGATGTAGCTCACTTAAAAAACCTTAAAGAGTATTTTATCAGCAAATTTATTTCTAAGGTCCCTACTGCAAAATTTAACGGAGTATCTGGTGATGTACACCAAAGTACTCATACAGTTATTAACATACAGTTTGACAAAGATTTACCTATGCTGCTTTTTCAACTAGACATGAAAGGAATTGCGGTTTCTGGTGGTTCTGCTTGCCAAAGCGGAAGCAACAAAGGTTCGCATGTACTCCAAAGTTTTTTAAACGATGAAGCACAACAAAACACTTCTTTAAGAGTTTCTTTTTCTAAACTCACCAGCAAAGAAGAAGTTGATTATTTTGTGGAGGAGATTGTGGGGTTGGTTTAA
- the lon gene encoding endopeptidase La: MSRHKNIKIDTLSFHNMIDEDSDLIPLLSPEDEEEMNKELVPETLPILPLRNTVLFPGVVIPITATRDKAIELIKAVNKGDKILGIVAQKDAANKNPTFEDVYHTGVVAQILRVLKMPDGNTTVIIQGKKRIKLNAVVQNEPYIMAATSEMIDDMFVQDSEEFKEIIETVKDTALNVIQENPNIPSEGTFAIKNIQSNSFLINFISSNIDLSVEEKQELLEINSLKDRAIATLKKLNTELQRLELRNDIQNKTRIDLDQQQREYYLHQQLKTIQDELGGNSHEVEIQELLKKAKKKKWSKDVKETFEKEVTRMKRLNPQMPEYSIQRNYLELMLELPWNTYTKDKFDLKQAEEVLDRDHFGLEKVKDRIIEHLAVLKLKGDMKSPIICLYGPPGVGKTSLGKSVAEALGRKYIRMALGGLRDESEIRGHRKTYIGAMPGRLIQNIKKAGTSNPVFVLDEIDKMAAGMQGDPASAMLEVLDPEQNSAFYDNFLEVGYDLSKVMFIATANSIGDIPWALRDRMEMINVSGYTIEEKLEIAKRHLLPKQLKEHGLKASHLKIGKSQLEFVVTGYTRESGVRNLEKVIAKLVRYAAKSIAMEEEYEVSLNNEIIETILGPARMERDKYENNDVAGVVTGLAWTSVGGDILFIESILSKGKGLSITGNLGNVMKESATIALEYIKANADAFGIKQKTLDENKVHIHVPEGATPKDGPSAGITMLTSLVSSFTQRKVKSKIAMTGEITLRGKVLPVGGIKEKILAAKRANIKEIILCEANKKDIEEINESYVKGLKFHYVSEMKEVLEIALTKQKVQNAKRL, from the coding sequence ATGAGCAGACATAAAAACATAAAAATAGACACATTGTCTTTTCACAATATGATTGATGAAGATTCAGATTTAATTCCATTATTATCTCCTGAAGATGAAGAGGAAATGAATAAAGAATTAGTGCCTGAAACCTTACCTATTTTACCTTTAAGAAACACTGTTTTGTTTCCGGGAGTAGTCATTCCAATTACTGCCACTAGAGATAAAGCGATAGAGTTGATTAAAGCGGTAAACAAAGGAGATAAGATTTTAGGAATTGTAGCTCAAAAAGATGCAGCTAATAAAAATCCAACTTTTGAGGATGTATACCACACAGGGGTAGTAGCACAAATTTTACGTGTGCTAAAAATGCCTGATGGAAATACTACGGTAATCATTCAAGGTAAAAAGCGTATCAAATTAAATGCGGTAGTGCAAAACGAACCATATATTATGGCTGCTACTTCCGAAATGATTGATGATATGTTTGTGCAAGACTCAGAAGAGTTTAAGGAAATTATTGAAACTGTTAAAGACACAGCTTTAAACGTAATTCAAGAAAACCCTAATATTCCATCCGAAGGAACCTTTGCTATTAAAAACATTCAGAGCAACTCATTTTTAATCAACTTTATATCTTCTAATATTGATTTATCTGTAGAAGAAAAGCAGGAGTTGTTAGAAATCAATAGCTTAAAAGATAGGGCTATTGCAACCTTAAAAAAGTTGAACACCGAGTTACAACGTTTGGAGTTACGTAATGATATTCAGAACAAAACTAGAATTGATTTAGACCAACAACAACGTGAGTATTATTTACATCAGCAATTAAAAACCATTCAAGATGAGTTGGGAGGAAACTCTCACGAAGTTGAAATTCAAGAGTTGCTAAAAAAGGCCAAAAAGAAAAAATGGTCTAAAGATGTTAAAGAAACTTTTGAAAAAGAAGTGACTAGAATGAAGCGTTTGAATCCTCAAATGCCGGAATATTCTATACAGCGTAACTATTTAGAGTTGATGCTGGAGTTACCATGGAATACTTATACCAAAGACAAGTTTGATTTAAAACAAGCAGAAGAAGTTTTAGATCGTGATCACTTTGGATTAGAAAAAGTAAAAGATAGAATTATAGAGCATTTGGCTGTTCTAAAATTAAAAGGAGACATGAAATCTCCAATCATCTGTTTATACGGACCTCCAGGAGTTGGAAAAACTTCTTTAGGAAAATCCGTTGCCGAAGCTTTGGGTAGAAAATATATCAGAATGGCCTTAGGTGGTTTACGTGATGAGTCCGAAATTAGAGGACACCGTAAAACTTATATTGGAGCCATGCCAGGTAGATTGATTCAGAACATTAAAAAAGCGGGGACAAGTAATCCTGTTTTTGTGTTAGATGAAATTGATAAAATGGCTGCGGGTATGCAAGGAGATCCTGCATCGGCAATGTTAGAAGTATTAGACCCTGAACAAAACTCAGCTTTTTACGACAATTTTTTAGAAGTTGGATATGACTTATCTAAAGTAATGTTTATTGCTACTGCCAATAGCATTGGAGATATTCCTTGGGCTTTAAGAGATCGTATGGAAATGATTAATGTTTCTGGATATACAATTGAAGAAAAATTAGAGATTGCCAAGAGACATTTATTGCCAAAACAATTAAAAGAACACGGACTAAAAGCCTCACATTTAAAAATTGGGAAATCTCAATTGGAATTTGTGGTAACGGGTTATACTCGCGAATCTGGAGTGCGTAATTTAGAAAAAGTTATTGCTAAATTGGTTCGTTATGCTGCCAAATCCATCGCTATGGAAGAGGAGTACGAAGTAAGTTTAAATAATGAAATAATTGAAACCATTCTTGGGCCTGCTAGAATGGAACGTGACAAATACGAAAACAACGATGTTGCTGGAGTTGTTACAGGTTTGGCTTGGACAAGTGTTGGTGGTGATATTTTGTTTATTGAATCTATTTTATCTAAAGGAAAAGGATTGTCTATTACAGGAAATTTAGGAAATGTAATGAAAGAATCTGCAACCATTGCTTTAGAATATATCAAAGCAAATGCGGATGCTTTTGGAATCAAACAAAAAACTTTAGACGAAAACAAAGTACATATTCACGTGCCAGAAGGAGCAACTCCTAAAGATGGACCAAGTGCAGGTATTACCATGTTAACTTCTTTGGTTTCTAGTTTTACACAACGCAAAGTAAAATCTAAAATTGCCATGACAGGGGAGATTACTTTAAGAGGTAAAGTGTTACCTGTAGGGGGAATAAAAGAAAAAATATTGGCTGCTAAAAGAGCAAACATCAAAGAAATTATTTTGTGCGAAGCCAATAAAAAAGACATAGAGGAAATTAATGAATCTTATGTAAAAGGATTAAAATTCCACTATGTATCAGAAATGAAAGAAGTGCTAGAAATAGCCTTAACCAAACAAAAAGTGCAAAACGCTAAACGTTTGTAA
- a CDS encoding VIT1/CCC1 transporter family protein, giving the protein MATTSTLYQKTEKYLGEFVYGGIDGCVTTFAVVAGSVGANLDSSIIIILGFANLLADGFAMSIGAYLSAKTEKENNLKYADNKNDAIKIEESVNPLSKGFVTYISFLFIGIFPLLAYVVDYINPITTNVFLYSSICTGIGFIIVGSLKSYVNHKAIWKGVAETLLLGLLAALVSYYVGDFIEGMIK; this is encoded by the coding sequence ATGGCGACTACATCAACTTTATATCAAAAAACCGAAAAGTACTTAGGCGAATTTGTCTATGGAGGAATTGATGGTTGTGTAACAACTTTTGCCGTGGTTGCGGGTTCTGTAGGAGCTAATTTAGATAGTTCTATCATTATTATTCTAGGTTTTGCCAATTTACTTGCCGATGGTTTTGCCATGTCTATCGGAGCATATTTATCTGCCAAAACAGAAAAAGAAAACAATTTAAAATATGCAGATAATAAAAATGATGCTATTAAAATAGAAGAAAGCGTAAACCCTTTGTCTAAAGGTTTTGTAACCTATATTTCATTCTTATTTATCGGTATTTTTCCTTTATTAGCTTATGTGGTAGATTATATCAACCCCATCACCACAAATGTATTTTTATACTCTTCTATTTGTACCGGAATTGGTTTTATTATTGTAGGTTCCTTAAAATCATATGTAAACCATAAAGCCATATGGAAAGGAGTTGCAGAAACTTTATTATTGGGATTATTGGCCGCTTTGGTTTCTTATTATGTGGGTGATTTTATTGAAGGGATGATCAAATAA